The genomic window GAACGGTGGCACCGGGGGCGACGTCCACGACGCCGCGTTCGTCGAGGGCCCGCGCGAGTGCGCGGAACCGCTCGGCGACGGCGGCATCCCATTCGCCGCGGTCGGCGTGCTGCGCGGCGGCAGCGCGCAGCTGGGCGGCGGTGCGCTGCTCGGTCTCTCCGAAGAGGTCGGCTGCGGTGCGCGATCGCGCGGGCGTCCGCGGCATCCCCCAGATCGCGAGCGCCACCACGACCAGGGCGACGATGAGCACGGACACCCCGATCGCCAGCCACGGACCCCATCCCTCGGGGAGCTCGGTGGCGAACAGATCGCGGAAGAACTGCTCCACGCCGTACGCGAAGCGGTCCAGCGCCGTCGGCTCGGTGATCGCGTAGGCGGGATCGGACAGCTCCGTCTCGGCCCAGCGGCGTGCCTCGTCCCCGTCGGGGATCAGCGGGACCTCCGCGGTCAGGGCTTCACCCACGGGTGCGATCCCTCTTCGGGCTCCGGCCGGGCCGGCGGCGGGTACGCGCCGGGCGGCGGGGTGTACCCGGCAGGCGGCGGGTAGGCGCCGGCCGGCGGGGACGGATACGCGCCCGGCGGGGGCGGGTACGCGGCGTAGGGGCCAGGGGCGGCCGCGCGCGGCGCGACCGCGCGACCGATGTGGCGGGTGTACGGGTCGTCCAGGTCGGTGGCTCCGGCATCGCGCCGCTCGACGTAGGCGAGCAGGTCCTGGTCCAGCCCCTCACGCCGCATGCGACAGTCGACGTAGATGAGCGACGTCGCGGTGGACTGCACGATCAGCGCGACCGACTGCACGAGCACCGTGACCACCTGCGTCAGCACACCGCCGACGACGAGGGCGACGAAGAAGCCGGTCTCGGGGTCCCCCGTGGGGGCGAGCACGGTGGAGACGGCCGTCGTGGCCAGCGAGAACGGCAGGCTCACCAGCTGGCCGATGGTGCCGAACGCGACCGAGATGATGACGACGACGCCCAGCGTGGACCAGAAGCGACCGCGGGTGAGCGTCCACGACCGCGCGATGGCGCCGGTGATCGTCGCACGCTCCAGGATGATCGCCGGCGGCACGAGCAGCAGCTTGACCGTCAGCCACAGCGCCAGGGGGATCGCCGCGAGCCCCACGCCCAGCGCGACCACGATGCCGCTGACGGGATCGCTGAGGACGAGCACGACGGCGCCGGCGACCACGATGCCCAGGGCCACCAGCACGACGAGGGTCAGCAGCAGGGTGTAGCCCACCAGCCGCCAGATCACGGGCTTCACCTGCGTCCAGAGGGCGCGAAGGGTGAGCTTCTCCGCCACGACGGCCCGGGTCACCTCTGCGACCACGACGCCCTGGACGATCACGCTCACGGCCGACATCACGAGGCTGACCAGCACGCTGCCGCCGAAGCCGATGGCGATGGATCCCGCCATCACCTCGTCGAAGGCCTGAGTGCCCGGTCGCAGCGTGTCCAGTCGCAGGTACGCCGCGATGAGGATCGCGACGATCGCCAGCGATCCGAGGAACGTGGCCACCGATTGCACGGCCAGGGCGAAGCCCAGCAGTACGCGCGGGTTCTGGCGCAGGGCCGAGAACGAGCGGCCGAGGATGACGCCGAACGACAGCGGACGCAGTGGGACGATGCCCGGGCGGGCGGCGGGCGTCCAGGCCGGATATGCGGTCATGACTCTCCCTGGGCGGCTGGGGGTGGGTCCTATCGTGTCATAACGGGCGGATGCCGCGACGCGGCGCCGCGGGGCGGTGCGGCCACCTGCCGACGGTGTCGGCTACTCTGGGCGGAGCCCGCTCGCCCTGCCTGCGGCGCGGGCTGGGGAACCCGGAGGACGAGCACGCACCCATGACCTCACGCATCCTTGTTGTCGATGACGACACGGCGCTGGCCGAGATGATCGGCATCGTCCTGCGCACCGAGGGCTTCGACACGGTGTTCTGCGCCGACGGAGCGGCCGCCGTCGACGTGTGGCGTGCCGAGCGCCCCGACCTCGTGCTGCTCGACCTCATGCTTCCCGGGGCCGACGGGATAGAGATCTGCACGCGCATCCGTGCCGAGTCCGGTGTGCCCATCATCATGCTCACCGCGCGTACCGACACCGCCGACGTCGTCCGCGGTCTCGAGTCGGGCGCGGACGATTACATCGTGAAGCCCTTCAACCCGAAGGAGCTGGTCGCCCGCATCCGCACCCGGCTGCGGCCGACGTCGGAGCCCGCCGGAGAGACGCTGCGCATCGGCGATCTGACGGTGGACGTCTCGGCCCACGAGGTGCGCCGAGGGGACGAGGTGATCGCGCTGACGCCGCTGGAGTTCGAGCTGCTGGTGGCGCTGGCATCCAAGCCCCAGCACGTCTTCTCCCGCGAGATGCTGCTGGAGCAGGTGTGGGGCTACCACTACAAGGCCGACACCCGCCTCGTCAACGTGCACGTGCAGCGGCTGCGTGCCAAGGTCGAGCTCGACCCCGACAACCCCCGCATCGTCACGACGGTGCGCGGCGTCGGATATCGCGCCGGCGCGGTGGTCTGAGGTCCGTGTCCCTCGCGCGCGCGCCGCGGCGTGTGCCGGCCCGCCTGCGGGACTGGCGCTCCTGGCCCCGGCACGTCGCCTATGCGTGGCGGCGCTCGCTGCGCTTCCGCACGGTGCTGCTGGCTCTGGGCCTCAGCGCACTGGCCGTGCTGGCCGCCTTCGTCTTCATGGCGCTGGCGATCCAGAACGACCTGTTCCAGTCGCGCCTGGAACAGGTGCTCGACGATGCCGCACGCACCACGCAGACCGCGCAGGCGACGTTGGACTCCGCGGAAGTCGGCGGTGACCTCGTCGCGGTCGACAATCTGCTGGTCAGCGTCAGCACCGTCGCCCGGCAGGGGGCGACCGAGATGACGGCGGCGCTGCGCAGCGACCCGGCTTCGGCTCTGGCGCCCCAGGGCTTCACAACCGGCGGGCTGACCGAGGACTACCTGTCGGAAGGCCTGCGCACGTCCGTGCAGGACGGGGCCGAGCTGCAGTGGTGGCAGTCGGTCGCCCTCCCGGACGGCGACGGCGGAACGGTGCCCGGCATCGTGGTGGGCCAGCAGCTGCAGGTGCCGGAAGCCGGTTCGTACGAGCTCTACTTCGGCTACGACCTCGCGGACGCCTCGCAGACGCTGGGCTTCGTGCAGGTGACCCTGTGGATCGTCGGTGCCGCGCTGGTGCTGCTGATCGGCGCCATCTCGTGGGTGGTGCTGCGGTCGGTGACGAGCCCGATCGCCGAGGCGGCCGAGACCAGCGAGCGGCTGGCGCACGGCGATCTCGGGGTGCGGCTGCAGGTGCGCGGCGACGACGAGCTGGCCACGCTCGCGCGCTCGTTCAACGCGATGGCCGACAGCATCCAATCGCAGATCAAGGACCTCGCCGACCTCTCGCTCGTGCAGCAGCGGTTCGTGTCCGACGTCTCCCACGAGCTGCGCACGCCCCTGACGACGATCCGCCTGGCATCGGACATGATCAACGACCGGCGGGAGGCGTTCGACCCCGCCACCGCACGCGCCGCGGAGCTGCTGCACGCCCAGGTGCAGCGGTTCGAGACGCTCCTGACGGACCTCCTCGAGATCAGCCGGTACGACGCCGGCTCCGTGCAGCTGGAGATCGAGCCGACCAGCATGGCGCAGCTGGCCGAGGACGTCATCGCGTCGATGCAGCAGCTCGCGGACCAGCACGGCACCGACGTGCGCCTCATCGCCCCCGGCGGGTACTCGCCGGTCGAGATGGATCCGCGGCGCGTCCGCCGCATCGTCCGCAACCTTCTGGGCAACGCGATCGAGCACGGGGAGGGGCGCCCGATCGTGGTGACCGTCGACAGCGACCAGCACGCCGTCGCGCTCGGGGTGCGCGACTACGGCCTGGGCATGACCGCCGCCGATTCCGAGCGCGTCTTCGACCGCTTCTGGAGAGCCGACCCGTCGCGCACCCGCACGATCGGCGGCACGGGACTCGGTCTGTCCATCGCGCTGGGCGATGCGCGGCTGCACGGCGGCACCCTCGCGGTGTGGTCGGCGCTGGGGCGAGGCACCCACTTCGTGCTGACCATCCCCCGGCACGGCAGTGAGCTCAGCGGAGCGTCGCCGATCCCGGCGGACCCCGGAGACGACGCCGCCTTCGACACCCTCGGGCTGACCCAGCCGATCGAGATACCGCCCGCAGACCGGAGGGAGAAGCGATGAGATCGCCGATCCGCGCGCTCGCCGTCGCGATCGCCACGGCATCCGCCCTCATGCTGTCCGCGTGCGCAGGGCTGCCCACGAGCGGCCCGGTCAACCCCGGCCTGCCGTTGGAGGGCGACACCCGCCCGCCCGACATCTCCCTGATCGCCGACCCCCCGCAGCCCGGTGCGACTCCGCAGGAGATCGTGGAGGGCTTCATCCGCGCGGGCTCGGGCACCCGCGGGGAGTGGGCCACCGCGCGCGAGTACCTCACCGCCGAAGCGCGAGAGACGTGGGATCCCTCCGCCAACGTCACCATCGACGACTTCTCGCAGCGGGAGTACGTCGACGCGGGCGACGACACCATCGTGCTGAACGTGACGGCCCAGGCGACCGTGGACGAGGTCGGCGCCTACGACGACCTCGGCGGCGACGACCTCGAGCTGAGGTTCGGACTCGCCCAGGAAGACGGGCAGTGGCGCATCAGTGAGGCCCCGAACGGGATCGTGCTGGACGACGCCCGCTTCGACGTGGTCTTCCGCAGCTACGCGCTGGCCTACTTCGACCCCACCTGGACCTACCTCGTCCCCGACGTGCGGTGGTTCACCACGACCAACCCCGCCACCAGCGTGGCCAGCGCCCTGCTGGAGAGCGGGCCGAGCCCCTGGCTGTCGGGGGCCGTCGCCACCGCCGTGCCCGAGGACGTCACCCTCGCCGCACGCACCGTGCCCGTGCGGGACGACGGCACGGCGCAGGTCGAACTCACCCCTGGGGCGCTGGATCTGGACCGCGAGACCCTGGACCGCGTGCAGACGCAGCTGCTGGAGAGCCTCGTCGGTGCCGGGGTGACCGCGGTGCAGCTGACGGTCGACGGGCAGCCGCTGCCGGCGTCGCGGGTGGAGACCCGCTCGACACGGGTGCCGCCGCAGCCCCTCGTGCTGGTGGAGGAGGGCTTCGGCTTCCTCTCCGGCGACGCGCTCGAGCCGATCGGGGAGCTCTCCGAGGCCATCGTCGACGCAGGCCCCACGGCGGTGCAGGTGTCGGCCGACCAGGATGCCGCGGCGCTGCTGCGCGGCACGGGTGCCGTCGCGCGCGCGGATGCGGCCACCGGCTGGGCGGATGTCGACACCCGGCCCGACCTCATCGCCCCGACGATCGACACCGGCGGCTGGGTGTGGAGCGTCCCGCGCTCGCAGCCCCAGGCGCTGCGGGCCTTCGGCCCCGAGGGCGCGAGCGTCGATGTGGCGGCCGCCTGGCCGGATGCCACCAGGATCAGCTCGATGGAGGTGTCGCGCGACGGCACGCGGGTCGCGGCCGTGGTCAGCGACGGCGGGCCGCCGACGGTGTGGGTGGCCGGCGTCATCCGCGACGGGGGAGTGCCGGTGCGCCTCGGTGAACCGTGGATGCTCGGGTCCCTCCCCGGTACGGGAACGGACATGGCGTGGCTGGACGCCACGCACGTGGGGATCGTCTCCGACGTCGCCGGTGACACCAACCTGGTGGAGCAGCTGGTGGGGGGACCGGCCGACATCGTCACCGCGCCGGCAGCGATCACGACCATCGCCCCGACCAACCAGGCCTTCGTCCCGCGTCTGCTCGACGCGCGCGGTGTGCTGTACGTGCGTCGCGGGACCAATTGGGGCAACGCCGCCGCGGACGTCCCCGTGCTGGTGCTCGCCACGGTGCAGGGAACCCCGGGCTGAGCCGCCCCGCTCTCCCCAGGCGCAGACGGTGCCGATCCGTCCCCGACGCCGGCGGGATCCTCTGCGCCGGCGGCGGAGCCGCCGCAGAATCGGGCGATGATCCCGCTTCCTCCCGCCGTGCGCGGCGCGCTCGCCGATGCGCTCTCGCTCGCTTTTCCGACCTGGTGCGCCGGCTGCGACCTCCCGGACACACCGCTGTGCGCGCCGTGCCGGGCGCACCTCGTGCCGGAGCCGCGCCGCCGCACCGCGGGCGGGCTGGAGATCTGGAGCGGCCTGAGCTTCGAAGGGGTGGCCGCACGGGTACTCCGTGCGTTCAAAGAGGACGGGCGCACCTCGCTCGCTCGCGCGCTCGCCCCGGCGCTCGCCGCGGCGCTCGGTGCGTGCGACCCGCACGCGGCGGTGGTCCCGGTGCCGGCATCGCCGGCGTCCGTGCGCCGGCGCGGGTACCGCCCGGTCGAACTCATCGCGCGTCGGGCGGGCGCGGAACCCCGCCGGCTGCTGCAGCTCGCACGCGCCACGAGCGATCAGCGAGGGCTGACGCGCGGGGCGCGCAGCGCCAACGTCGCCGGCAGCATGACGACGCGCGGCGACGTCGATCTGCCGGTGGTGCTCGTGGACGACGTCGTGACCACCGGCGCCACCCTGGCCGAGGCGGCGCGGGCGTTGCGGGCCGGCGGTGTCCACGTCGTCGGTGCGGCCACCGTGGCCTTCACCGCGCGCACGTATGGGGCGTCAAGATGACATCGGGCGACGGGGACGATAGCGTTGAAGGGACAAGGCGACTCATGGTCCGCCCTTGGCCGGGCGGACCGGAACAAGGAGGTCAAGGATGGATACCAGCATTGTCGGCGTGGGAGTCGGAATCAGCGATCGATTCCGCACTGTGGTCGAAGAGAAGGCGCAGCGCGTCGAGCACCTCGCTCCGCGGGCCCAGCGGCTGGACGTCAAAGTGACCCACCGCGCGTACCACAACGGTCGCATGGAAGACGAGACCGTCGAGCTGACCCTCACCGGCAAGGGACCGCTGGTGCGCGCTGAAGCCGTCGACGGCGACAAGTTCACGGCCCTGGATCTGGCCGTCGACAAGCTCGCCGAGCAGCTGCGCCGTGCCAAGGAGAAGCGCCTCGACGCCCGCGACAAGCCGCGCGGCGCCACCTTCAAGAAGGAGAACGGCTCGCTCGAGGGCATCGACGTGCAACCGGCCCCCGTCGACGTGCTCGAAGCCGTCGCCACCGGCACCGTTCCGGTGCAGCCTGAGAGCACCGAAGAGGCGGACTACACCCCCGTCGTCATCCGCACGAAGCAGTTCGACGCGGAGTGGATGACCGTCGAGGAGGCCGTCGACCGCATGGAGCTGGTCGGCCACGACTTCTTCCTGTTCATCGACGCCCGCAGCGACCACCCGAGCGTGGTCTACCGGCGCAAGGGCTGGGACTACGGCGTGATCTCGCTGACCACGGCTGCCCCGCCGGCGGCTGACATCGCCTCATAGCCTCTTCATGAACAGCGGATGCCGCGTGGACCATCGCCTACACGCGGCATCCGCTTTCTTGTGCGTGCGCCCTCTCGGGTCAGTCGAACATCCCGTCCAGCAGGCTGCCGATGACGAGGCCGCCGAGCAGACCTCCCATGATGTTGTCGCCGCCGGGGCGGCCGCCGCGGCCGCCGCCCCATCCGCCCTGGGGGCCGCCCCAGCCCGGATCGTCGGGGCGCGAGGAGTCGATGTCCCGCTGGGCGTACTGCAGCGCCTCGGAGGCGAGCATTCCGCAGCGGCGGGCGTCGGCGAGGGCCTTCTCGCGGTCGTCCTCGCCGATCGGGCCCGCGATCACCGCGGTGAGCGCCGCCCGCAGGCTCTCCGCCTCGGCCAGGCGGGTGCGGGCGTCGGCTCCGATCCACCCGCGGTGCCCCGCGATCACCGAGCGCGCGACGGCCAGCTGGCGGTCGGCGTCGTCGACGGCGTGACGCACGTGCGCCTCGTCCGGGATCGGCCGGGCGGCGCGCTCGCGCGCCTTGTCGACCGCGGCGTCCAGGGCGGCGTTCTTCTCGCGCAGCACCGTCAGCTCGGCGAAGGGGTCGGCCTTGCCGCCGGCCGGGGTGAGACCCGATAGGGCCCGCTCCAGTTCGGCGACCGCGGTGGTCACCGCCGGCACCTGCGGAGCGTTGCGCGCGGCCACGATGTCCTCGCGGGAGTCGGCGACCACGGCGGCGAGAGTCGACTGGGCACGCAGCGCCTCGACCTCGAAGTCGTCCACCGCATCCAGCAGCGTCCCCGCCCGCCGCACCGCCTCGATGGCGGTCTCCAGCGCGATGTTCGCGGCTCCGCGCTCGCCGGCGTCGCGGCGACGCTCGGCGACGTCGGCGCCGTGCGCGGCGAAATCGAGCAGCCCGGCCGCCTCGTCGGCGTTGCCGGCCACGCGCTGCGCGGCACTCGGGGCGTAGCGCAGGTTGATCCGCTCGACCACGGTGCGCGCCGCAGGGATGCGGGTGCTGAGGCGCTCCACATCCGCGCGGATGCCGGCGAGGACCTCGGGGGCTCGGCGCGCACGCTCGATGCGCTCGGCCAGTGCGCTGGTGCGGTCGTCGATCAGATCGTCCGCCCACTCGCAGAGCTGGATGATCCGCGCGTTGCGCGTGCGCAGCTCTTCGATCGTGTCGGGGATGTCGTCGTGGTTGAGCTGATTGAGGTGGAACGCCTCGCCCAGGTGATGACGCACCGCCGCGAGCGCTTCCCGCAGCTCCGCCGTGGCGTCGGAGCCGAGCTCGGCGTCGGCGAAGACCAGCTCGTCGGTCGTGACGCGAAGCCGCTCGTCCGTGGCCACCAGCGCGGCGTCGGCCCGGCGCGCGAGATCCGCGTCGTGCTCCTGCAGTTCCTGCTGCTCCCGTTTGCGCTTGCCCCAGAATCCGGCCATACGCCGATCCTACGGCGCGACGATGGTCGGCGCGTCGGTTCGCTCAGGGCGAGAGTTCGCAGGCCCTCTTCAGGCGACGCAGAGGTCACAGGCCGATAACATGGCGGTGTGTGCCCGCGCGCCCGAGCGTGAGGGCTCCGGCGCAACCCGCGCCCGAACCACAGATGGAGATGCCCCGTGGCCAACCCTCTCGAGAAACTGCTCCGCGCCGGTGAGGGGCGGGTGCTGCGGCGCCTGCAGCAGGTCGTCAAGGCTGTGGGAGCCCTCGAAGAGGACTACGCGCAGCTCACCGACGAGGAGCTGCGCGGCGAGACGGCGGAGCTGCGAGCCCGCTACGCCGCCGGGGAGACGCTCGACCAGCTGATGCCCGAGGCTTTCGCTGCGGTGCGCGAAGCGGCCAAGCGCACCCTGGGCCAGCGTCCCTACGACGTGCAGGTCATGGGCGGCGCGGCGCTTCACCTCGGCAACATCGCCGAGATGAAGACCGGTGAGGGCAAGACCCTGACGGCGGCGCTGCCGGTCTACCTCAACGCCATCGCGGGCAAGGGCGTGCACGTCATCACCGTCAACGACTACCTGGCCTCGTACCAGGCCGAGCTCATGGGCCGCGTCTACCGGGCGCTCGGGATGACCTACGGCACGATCGTCGCCGGGCAGAACCCGCAGGTGCGCCGCGAGCAGTACGCCGCCGACATCACCTACGGCACCAACAACGAGTTCGGCTTCGACTACCTGCGCGACAACATGGCCTGGCGCAAGGACGACCTCGTGCAGCGTGGCCACTTCTACGCCATCGTCGACGAGGTGGACTCCATCCTCATCGACGAGGCGCGCACTCCGCTCATCATCTCGGGGCCGTCCTCCGGCGAGGCCAACCGCTGGTTCGTGGAGTTCGCGAAGATCGCCAAGACCCTCGAGCCCGGGGTCGACTACGAGGTCGATGAGAAGAAGCGCACCATCGGCGTGCTCGAGCCCGGCATCGAGAAGGTCGAGGACTACCTCGGCATCGACAACCTGTACGAGTCGGCCAACACGCCGCTCATCTCGTTCCTCAACAACTCGATCAAGGCGCTCGCCCTGTTCAAGCGCGACGCGGACTACGTCGTCATGAACGACGAGGTCATGATCGTCGACGAGCACACCGGCCGCATCCTCGTGGGCCGCCGGTACAACGAAGGCATCCACCAGGCGATCGAGGCGAAGGAGGGCGTGCCGGTCAAGGCGGAGAACCAGACCCTCGCCACCGTCACGCTGCAGAACTACTTCCGCCTGTACGACAAGCTCGCCGGCATGACCGGTACCGCCGAGACCGAGGCGGCCGAGTTCATGTCGACCTACAAGCTCGGTGTCGTGCCGATCCCGACGAACAAGCCGATGATCCGCAAGGACCAGCCGGACCTCGTCTACAAGAACGAGCAGGCGAAGTTCGCCCAGGTCGTCGAGGACATCGCCGAGCGTCACGCCAGCGGGCAGCCGGTGCTCGTGGGCACCGTCAGCGTCGAGAAGAGCGAGTACCTCTCGCGCCTGCTGGCCAAGAAGGGCGTCAAGCACGAGGTGCTCAACGCCAAGAACCACGCCCGCGAGGCCGAGATCGTCGCCCGCGCCGGGCGGCTGGGCGCGGTGACGGTCGCCACCAACATGGCCGGCCGCGGCACCGACATCATGCTCGGCGGCAACGCCGAGTTCCTCGCGGTGCAGGAGATGAAGGCCAAGGGCCTCGATCCCGTGGAGACGCCCGAGGAGTACGAAGCCGAGTGGGACAACGTCTACGAGGCCGTGCGCGACACCGTCGCCGAAGAGGCGACGAAGGTCGTCGAAGCCGGCGGCCTGTACGTGCTGGGTACCGAGCGGCACGAATCCCGCCGCATCGACAACCAGCTGCGCGGTCGTTCCGGCCGCCAGGGGGACCCCGGCGAGAGCCGCTTCTACCTGTCGCTGACCGACGACCTCATGCGGTTGTTCCAGTCCGGCGCCGCCGAGGCGATCCTCGCGCGCACGAACTTCCCCGACGACGTCGCCATCGAGTCGACCATGGTGTCGCGCGCGATCAAGAGCGCACAGTCCCAGGTCGAGTCCCGCAACGCCGAGATCCGCAAGAACGTCCTCAAGTACGACGATGTGCTGAACCGCCAGCGCGAGGCCATCTACGCCGACCGTCGCCACGTGCTGGAGGGCGACGACCTGTCCGGGCGTGTCCAGCACTTCATCGAGGATGCCATCGGCTCGGTCATCGACGACCACACGTCGTCGGGGCACACCGAGAGCTGGGACTTCGACGCGCTCTGGACGGAGCTGAAGACCCTCTACCCGGTGTCGGTGACCATCGACGAGGTCGTCTCCGAGGCCGGCCACAAGGGCCGCATCACGCCCGAGATCCTCAAGCGCGAGATCCTCTCCGACGCCAAGATCGCCTATCAGCGCCGCGAGGAATCCCTCGGCTCACCCGCGATGCGCGAGCTCGAGCGCCGCGTCGTGCTGCAGGTGCTCGACCGCCGCTGGCGTGACCACCTCTACGAGATGGATTACCTCAAGGACGGCATCGGCCTGCGCGCCATGGCCCAGCGCGACCCGCTCATCGAGTACCAGCGCGAGGGCTACCAGATGTTCCAGGCGATGATGGGGCAGATCAAGGAGGAGTCGGTCGGCTTCCTCTACAACCTCGAGGTCGAGGTGCGTCGCACCGACGGCCAGCAGGCCGAGGTCGATGCCAAGGGACTGGTCGCCCCCGAGCAGCCGCGACTGGAGTACTCGGCCCCGAGTGACTCCGGCGACGTCGAGGTGCGCAACGAGCGCGGCCAGGTGCAGCAGGCGGCGACGGCCAAGGCACGGCAGGCCCGCACGGCCCCCGCCCCGGCGGCCACCGTGACCGAAGAGGCGCCCCGCGGCGCCTTCGGCCAGCGCACCGACTCCGCAGCCGAGGCCCGCCCGGCATCCGCTCCACAGAACCGCGCACAGCGCCGCGCCACCGGCAAGAAGAAGTAGCCGCAGGCACTGTCCCGTATCACCGGGACAGGAAGACTCACCGACACAGGACGATTTCAGCCGGAATCTCCTGTACCGGTGAGTTTTCCTGTTTCGGGGAGGGATGCCGGTGGGCGGCCGGGCCACCGGTGGAACATTGGCCGTGGCACCGGGGATATCCTGAACCGATGAGTCCGCTGCGCAACCTCGACCAGTCGAGCAAGCTGAAGAACGTCCTCTACGAGATCCGCGGCCAGGCGCTCGCCGAGGCCGACCGGCTCGAGGCCGACGGGCACACCATCCTCAAGCTCAACACCGGCAACCCCGCCGTCTTCGGGTTCGAAGCCCCCTTCCAGATCGTGCGCGACATGATCGAGGC from Microbacterium sp. zg-Y625 includes these protein-coding regions:
- the hpf gene encoding ribosome hibernation-promoting factor, HPF/YfiA family — protein: MDTSIVGVGVGISDRFRTVVEEKAQRVEHLAPRAQRLDVKVTHRAYHNGRMEDETVELTLTGKGPLVRAEAVDGDKFTALDLAVDKLAEQLRRAKEKRLDARDKPRGATFKKENGSLEGIDVQPAPVDVLEAVATGTVPVQPESTEEADYTPVVIRTKQFDAEWMTVEEAVDRMELVGHDFFLFIDARSDHPSVVYRRKGWDYGVISLTTAAPPAADIAS
- the secA gene encoding preprotein translocase subunit SecA, translating into MANPLEKLLRAGEGRVLRRLQQVVKAVGALEEDYAQLTDEELRGETAELRARYAAGETLDQLMPEAFAAVREAAKRTLGQRPYDVQVMGGAALHLGNIAEMKTGEGKTLTAALPVYLNAIAGKGVHVITVNDYLASYQAELMGRVYRALGMTYGTIVAGQNPQVRREQYAADITYGTNNEFGFDYLRDNMAWRKDDLVQRGHFYAIVDEVDSILIDEARTPLIISGPSSGEANRWFVEFAKIAKTLEPGVDYEVDEKKRTIGVLEPGIEKVEDYLGIDNLYESANTPLISFLNNSIKALALFKRDADYVVMNDEVMIVDEHTGRILVGRRYNEGIHQAIEAKEGVPVKAENQTLATVTLQNYFRLYDKLAGMTGTAETEAAEFMSTYKLGVVPIPTNKPMIRKDQPDLVYKNEQAKFAQVVEDIAERHASGQPVLVGTVSVEKSEYLSRLLAKKGVKHEVLNAKNHAREAEIVARAGRLGAVTVATNMAGRGTDIMLGGNAEFLAVQEMKAKGLDPVETPEEYEAEWDNVYEAVRDTVAEEATKVVEAGGLYVLGTERHESRRIDNQLRGRSGRQGDPGESRFYLSLTDDLMRLFQSGAAEAILARTNFPDDVAIESTMVSRAIKSAQSQVESRNAEIRKNVLKYDDVLNRQREAIYADRRHVLEGDDLSGRVQHFIEDAIGSVIDDHTSSGHTESWDFDALWTELKTLYPVSVTIDEVVSEAGHKGRITPEILKREILSDAKIAYQRREESLGSPAMRELERRVVLQVLDRRWRDHLYEMDYLKDGIGLRAMAQRDPLIEYQREGYQMFQAMMGQIKEESVGFLYNLEVEVRRTDGQQAEVDAKGLVAPEQPRLEYSAPSDSGDVEVRNERGQVQQAATAKARQARTAPAPAATVTEEAPRGAFGQRTDSAAEARPASAPQNRAQRRATGKKK
- a CDS encoding DUF4129 domain-containing protein — translated: MGEALTAEVPLIPDGDEARRWAETELSDPAYAITEPTALDRFAYGVEQFFRDLFATELPEGWGPWLAIGVSVLIVALVVVALAIWGMPRTPARSRTAADLFGETEQRTAAQLRAAAAQHADRGEWDAAVAERFRALARALDERGVVDVAPGATVHAFARDAGAALPALAERLERAASAFDDVRYLRLPGTPELYGAVAAVDDDAAASVPHRRDPVAAP
- the mtrA gene encoding MtrAB system response regulator MtrA yields the protein MTSRILVVDDDTALAEMIGIVLRTEGFDTVFCADGAAAVDVWRAERPDLVLLDLMLPGADGIEICTRIRAESGVPIIMLTARTDTADVVRGLESGADDYIVKPFNPKELVARIRTRLRPTSEPAGETLRIGDLTVDVSAHEVRRGDEVIALTPLEFELLVALASKPQHVFSREMLLEQVWGYHYKADTRLVNVHVQRLRAKVELDPDNPRIVTTVRGVGYRAGAVV
- a CDS encoding ComF family protein → MIPLPPAVRGALADALSLAFPTWCAGCDLPDTPLCAPCRAHLVPEPRRRTAGGLEIWSGLSFEGVAARVLRAFKEDGRTSLARALAPALAAALGACDPHAAVVPVPASPASVRRRGYRPVELIARRAGAEPRRLLQLARATSDQRGLTRGARSANVAGSMTTRGDVDLPVVLVDDVVTTGATLAEAARALRAGGVHVVGAATVAFTARTYGASR
- the mtrB gene encoding MtrAB system histidine kinase MtrB gives rise to the protein MSLARAPRRVPARLRDWRSWPRHVAYAWRRSLRFRTVLLALGLSALAVLAAFVFMALAIQNDLFQSRLEQVLDDAARTTQTAQATLDSAEVGGDLVAVDNLLVSVSTVARQGATEMTAALRSDPASALAPQGFTTGGLTEDYLSEGLRTSVQDGAELQWWQSVALPDGDGGTVPGIVVGQQLQVPEAGSYELYFGYDLADASQTLGFVQVTLWIVGAALVLLIGAISWVVLRSVTSPIAEAAETSERLAHGDLGVRLQVRGDDELATLARSFNAMADSIQSQIKDLADLSLVQQRFVSDVSHELRTPLTTIRLASDMINDRREAFDPATARAAELLHAQVQRFETLLTDLLEISRYDAGSVQLEIEPTSMAQLAEDVIASMQQLADQHGTDVRLIAPGGYSPVEMDPRRVRRIVRNLLGNAIEHGEGRPIVVTVDSDQHAVALGVRDYGLGMTAADSERVFDRFWRADPSRTRTIGGTGLGLSIALGDARLHGGTLAVWSALGRGTHFVLTIPRHGSELSGASPIPADPGDDAAFDTLGLTQPIEIPPADRREKR
- a CDS encoding glycerophosphoryl diester phosphodiesterase membrane domain-containing protein: MTAYPAWTPAARPGIVPLRPLSFGVILGRSFSALRQNPRVLLGFALAVQSVATFLGSLAIVAILIAAYLRLDTLRPGTQAFDEVMAGSIAIGFGGSVLVSLVMSAVSVIVQGVVVAEVTRAVVAEKLTLRALWTQVKPVIWRLVGYTLLLTLVVLVALGIVVAGAVVLVLSDPVSGIVVALGVGLAAIPLALWLTVKLLLVPPAIILERATITGAIARSWTLTRGRFWSTLGVVVIISVAFGTIGQLVSLPFSLATTAVSTVLAPTGDPETGFFVALVVGGVLTQVVTVLVQSVALIVQSTATSLIYVDCRMRREGLDQDLLAYVERRDAGATDLDDPYTRHIGRAVAPRAAAPGPYAAYPPPPGAYPSPPAGAYPPPAGYTPPPGAYPPPARPEPEEGSHPWVKP
- a CDS encoding GerMN domain-containing protein, whose amino-acid sequence is MRSPIRALAVAIATASALMLSACAGLPTSGPVNPGLPLEGDTRPPDISLIADPPQPGATPQEIVEGFIRAGSGTRGEWATAREYLTAEARETWDPSANVTIDDFSQREYVDAGDDTIVLNVTAQATVDEVGAYDDLGGDDLELRFGLAQEDGQWRISEAPNGIVLDDARFDVVFRSYALAYFDPTWTYLVPDVRWFTTTNPATSVASALLESGPSPWLSGAVATAVPEDVTLAARTVPVRDDGTAQVELTPGALDLDRETLDRVQTQLLESLVGAGVTAVQLTVDGQPLPASRVETRSTRVPPQPLVLVEEGFGFLSGDALEPIGELSEAIVDAGPTAVQVSADQDAAALLRGTGAVARADAATGWADVDTRPDLIAPTIDTGGWVWSVPRSQPQALRAFGPEGASVDVAAAWPDATRISSMEVSRDGTRVAAVVSDGGPPTVWVAGVIRDGGVPVRLGEPWMLGSLPGTGTDMAWLDATHVGIVSDVAGDTNLVEQLVGGPADIVTAPAAITTIAPTNQAFVPRLLDARGVLYVRRGTNWGNAAADVPVLVLATVQGTPG